A region from the Drosophila ananassae strain 14024-0371.13 chromosome 2L, ASM1763931v2, whole genome shotgun sequence genome encodes:
- the LOC6500236 gene encoding transcription factor Ouib produces the protein MTLQCRTCGTEVFDTSTTYLYGTESAKLLLNLELISGTTLPNEPELPSHICACCLLELKQAVAFRDRCLQTQRDLQPMRCPTTPDLISGPEESLDVKIECTDDALHDFIMETSFVEPQLGEGTQDAVSSEESENGVGEDTAEYDPLKQQVELHPEYQLPVLAKRPRGRPRKYPPKPAPKEKKPVVSWKNLTKEEIAERRRQYQYCNDVCELCGRKFKYKSNFKIHMMTHTGDKPFACEDCDKRFYTEHLKAKHHRVVHQGLKPYPCRYCERFFSTTGHRTKHERAHTNTRPYKCNECGKSFISGDKLKRHYLIHSGIRDFACTICNQTFQRNTHLKQHLRSKTHKAREESLKGMVERKPKVSRYDGALAGCVD, from the exons ATGACTTTGCAATGCCGAACCTGTGGCACCGAGGTGTTCGACACAAGTACCACGTATCTGTATGGGACCGAAAGCGCCAAATTGTTACTAAATTTGGAACTAATTTCGGGCACAACG CTGCCAAATGAGCCGGAACTGCCCAGTCACATATGCGCCTGCTGCCTCCTAGAACTGAAGCAGGCGGTCGCCTTTAGGGACCGCTGTCTTCAAACGCAGAGGGATCTACAGCCCATGCGATGTCCCACTACACCGGACCTCATATCAGGTCCCGAGGAGTCCCTGGATGTCAAGATAGAGTGCACCGACGACGCGCTGCACGATTTCATAATGGAAACTTCATTCGTTGAGCCCCAACTTGGGGAGGGAACCCAAGACGCAGTCTCCAGCGAAGAATCGGAAAACGGAGTGGGGGAAGACACAGCCGAATACGATCCTTTAAAGCAGCAAGTTGAGCTCCATCCAGAGTATCAACTGCCTGTCTTGGCAAAAAGGCCTCGAGGTCGACCAAGAAAATACCCACCTAAGCCCGCTCCCAAAGAGAAGAAGCCTGTGGTTTCATGGAAGAACCTGACCAAGGAGGAGATTGCGGAGAGGAGACGACAGTATCAGTACTGCAACGATGTCTGCGAACTGTGCGGCCGGAAGTTCAAGTACAAGAGTAACTTTAAGATCCACATGATGACTCACACGGGCGACAAACCGTTCGCCTGCGAGGACTGCGACAAACGCTTCTACACCGAACACTTGAAAGCAAAGCACCACCGCGTCGTCCACCAGGGCCTAAAACCCTACCCCTGCCGCTACTGCGAGAGATTTTTCAGCACCACTGGCCACCGTACCAAGCACGAAAG AGCTCACACCAATACCCGGCCATACAAGTGCAACGAGTGCGGCAAATCCTTCATCTCGGGGGACAAACTCAAGCGGCACTACCTCATCCACTCCGGCATAAGGGATTTTGC CTGCACCATATGCAACCAGACCTTCCAGCGCAACACTCATCTCAAGCAGCATCTGCGGTCTAAAACACATAAGGCCAGGGAAGAGTCGCTAAAAGGTATGGTCGAGCGAAAGCCAAAAGTATCCAGATACGATGGAGCGCTGGCAGGGTGCGTCGATTGA